A single region of the Epinephelus moara isolate mb chromosome 12, YSFRI_EMoa_1.0, whole genome shotgun sequence genome encodes:
- the LOC126399182 gene encoding uncharacterized protein LOC126399182, with protein MMAEFRWIIMSLFLMLLFKFTAAATEKYSLVGDEVTLSCENVTHDQDNCDSATWLFSDRRNTVTLFEHGKIHREAEAKSDRLSVTAKCSLVIKKVTREDVGRYSCRQFRSGRQVSDSQVDVSVVTMTEHKDTDRVILFCSVWTYEQCPHTVKWLYEGNQNDLETSQSTCSASVTFTTSDYNQKLKYSELLKCEVTDGHTKEVHQFTFSPPQSSGEKPGHDAATAASTTTRTTTTTDSPSTTGSNWTSMKRSTSEATNNRACENNNNQTTQGPWWFMSVGLAALIISVVTVNIWTRTKGNKTQMDENMNLLCSTGTNDEVLRLIDLRVANDNLFTGKRYTSKKAWIEITQLLDMGDRVTPIQVSKKWDNLKIQYKARGQTGGEETAATWPFYAQMHEAIGARPSIEQHVLMDSCNPVDEPVAQEEAELQGSNPGLPGGGGCQGGRGQTRGERGQEKGS; from the exons cagcagcaactgAGAAATATTCCTTAGTTGGAGATGAAGTCACTTTGTCTTGTGAAAATGTGACACATGATCAGGATAACTGTGACAGTGCTACATGGTTATTTAGTGATCGAAGAAACACAGTGACTCTGTTTGAACATGGGAAGATTCACAGAGAAGCTGAAGCTAAATCAGACAGACTGAGTGTTACAGCAAAATGTTCTCTGGTTATAAAGAAGGTCACACGTGAGGATGTTGGACGTTACAGCTGCAGACAGTTCAGATCAGGACGACAAGTTTCAGACTCTCAGGTTGATGTGTCTGTTGTTACCA TGACTGAACATAAGGACACTGATCGGGTCATCTTGTTCTGCTCTGTGTGGACATATGAACAGTGTCCACACACAGTGAAGTGGTTGTATGAGGGTAATCAGAATGACTTGGAGACATCACAGAGTACATGTTCAGCCTCTGTGACATTTACAACATCTGACTATAATCAGAAGTTGAAGTATTCTGAGTTATTGAAATGTGAAGTGACAGATGGTCACACTAAAGAAGTTCATCAGTTCACCTTCAGCCCTCCTCAGTCCTCAGGTGAGAAACCAG GTCATGATGCAGCAACAGCTgcttcaacaacaacaagaaccacaacaacaacagattcACCATCAACAACAGGAAGTAACTGGACATCAATGAAAAGGAGCACATCAGaagcaacaaacaacagagcatgtgaaaataacaataatcaAACAACACAGG GCCCATGGTGGTTTATGTCTGTGGGTTTAGCAGCGCTCATAATAAGTGTTGTCACAGTCAACATATGGACAAGAACTAAAG ggAACAAAACACAGATGGATGAAAACATG aaccTGTTGTGTTCAACAGGGACCAACGACGAAGTCCTCAGACTTATCGACCTGCGGGTCGCCAATGACAACCTCTTCACGGGGAAGAGGTATACCTCCAAGAAGGCCTGGAT AGaaatcacacagctgctggACATGGGGGACAGGGTGACCCCCATTCAAGTGTCCAAAAAGTGGGACAATCTAAAAATCCAGTACAAG GCACGGGGACAGACGGGAGGGGAGGAGACAGCAGCCACATGGCCATTCTATGCCCAGATGCACGAGGCCATCGGGGCACGGCCCTCCATCGAGCAGCATGTCCTGATGGACTCGTGCAACCCGGTAGATGAGCCTGTGGCCCAAGAAGAAGCGGAACTCCAAGGCAGCAATCCTGGCCTCcctggaggaggaggctgccaaGGAGGCCGAGGCCAGACGAGAGGCGAGAGAGGCCAGGAAAAGGGCTCTTGA
- the LOC126398734 gene encoding uncharacterized protein LOC126398734 isoform X1: MVKIRWIEMSLFMKLLLQFTAVTGQYSPSFVVSDGDDVTLPCGNVIDDRSECEGAYWIFSSSLSTFSLMLVDQGQIEAKSDRLSVTENCSLVMKKVTFEDVGRYSCRQFESGHGDAHVHLSIISMTEDNDADGVTLNCSVLTHDWCIHTLEWLYEGKTVDEDMEKSQSECSVTVTFPTTHPKQKPQSHELFKCKVTDDFSGDVQLFTFSRPQTSGEKPVQFSGWLRCIVVCGGLTTLIIIAVAVNIWTRKGKSQMDDNAVHDDDDDGTVIYENVGEPSASVRLHSPST, translated from the exons atggTTAAAATTAGGTGGattgaaatgtctttatttatgaaACTGCTGCTTCAGTTCACAG CAGTGACCGGACAATATTCCCCCAGCTTTGTTGTCAGCGATGGAGATGATGTCACTTTGCCTTGTGGAAATGTGATAGATGATCGGAGTGAATGTGAGGGTGCTTACTGGATCTTTAGTAGTTCACTAAGCACATTCTCGTTAATGCTGGTGGACCAGGGGCAGATTGAGGCTAAATCAGACAGACTGAGTGTTACAGAGAACTGCTCGCTGGTGATGAAGAAGGTCACATTTGAGGATGTTGGTCGTTACAGCTGCAGACAGTTTGAATCAGGACATGGAGATGCCCATGTTCATCTGTCTATTATCAGCA TGACTGAAGATAACGACGCTGATGGAGTGACCTTAAACTGCTCTGTGTTGACACATGATTGGTGTATACACACACTGGAGTGGCTGTATGAGGGTAAAACTGTGGATGAAGACATGGAGAAATCACAGTCTGAGTGCTCGGTTACTGTGACATTTCCTACTACTCATCCCAAGCAGAAGCCACAGTCTCACGAGTTGTTTAAGTGTAAAGTGACTGATGATTTCAGTGGAGACGTGCAGCTGTTCACCTTCAGCCGACCTCAGACCTCAGGTGAGAAACCAG tCCAATTTTCAGGTTGGCTGAGGTGTATAGTAGTGTGTGGAGGCTTAACAACGCTCATAATAATTGCTGTGGCAGTCAACATATGGACAAGAAAAG GCAAATCACAGATGGATGACAATGCT gtgcatgatgatgatgatgatggtacAGTGATCTATGAAAATGTTGGAGAACCTTCAGCTTCTGTCAGACTCCACTCACCATCAACTTAA
- the LOC126398734 gene encoding uncharacterized protein LOC126398734 isoform X2, translated as MVKIRWIEMSLFMKLLLQFTAVTGQYSPSFVVSDGDDVTLPCGNVIDDRSECEGAYWIFSSSLSTFSLMLVDQGQIEAKSDRLSVTENCSLVMKKVTFEDVGRYSCRQFESGHGDAHVHLSIISMTEDNDADGVTLNCSVLTHDWCIHTLEWLYEGKTVDEDMEKSQSECSVTVTFPTTHPKQKPQSHELFKCKVTDDFSGDVQLFTFSRPQTSVQFSGWLRCIVVCGGLTTLIIIAVAVNIWTRKGKSQMDDNAVHDDDDDGTVIYENVGEPSASVRLHSPST; from the exons atggTTAAAATTAGGTGGattgaaatgtctttatttatgaaACTGCTGCTTCAGTTCACAG CAGTGACCGGACAATATTCCCCCAGCTTTGTTGTCAGCGATGGAGATGATGTCACTTTGCCTTGTGGAAATGTGATAGATGATCGGAGTGAATGTGAGGGTGCTTACTGGATCTTTAGTAGTTCACTAAGCACATTCTCGTTAATGCTGGTGGACCAGGGGCAGATTGAGGCTAAATCAGACAGACTGAGTGTTACAGAGAACTGCTCGCTGGTGATGAAGAAGGTCACATTTGAGGATGTTGGTCGTTACAGCTGCAGACAGTTTGAATCAGGACATGGAGATGCCCATGTTCATCTGTCTATTATCAGCA TGACTGAAGATAACGACGCTGATGGAGTGACCTTAAACTGCTCTGTGTTGACACATGATTGGTGTATACACACACTGGAGTGGCTGTATGAGGGTAAAACTGTGGATGAAGACATGGAGAAATCACAGTCTGAGTGCTCGGTTACTGTGACATTTCCTACTACTCATCCCAAGCAGAAGCCACAGTCTCACGAGTTGTTTAAGTGTAAAGTGACTGATGATTTCAGTGGAGACGTGCAGCTGTTCACCTTCAGCCGACCTCAGACCTCAG tCCAATTTTCAGGTTGGCTGAGGTGTATAGTAGTGTGTGGAGGCTTAACAACGCTCATAATAATTGCTGTGGCAGTCAACATATGGACAAGAAAAG GCAAATCACAGATGGATGACAATGCT gtgcatgatgatgatgatgatggtacAGTGATCTATGAAAATGTTGGAGAACCTTCAGCTTCTGTCAGACTCCACTCACCATCAACTTAA
- the LOC126398734 gene encoding uncharacterized protein LOC126398734 isoform X4 yields MVKIRWIEMSLFMKLLLQFTAVTGQYSPSFVVSDGDDVTLPCGNVIDDRSECEGAYWIFSSSLSTFSLMLVDQGQIEAKSDRLSVTENCSLVMKKVTFEDVGRYSCRQFESGHGDAHVHLSIISMTEDNDADGVTLNCSVLTHDWCIHTLEWLYEGKTVDEDMEKSQSECSVTVTFPTTHPKQKPQSHELFKCKVTDDFSGDVQLFTFSRPQTSGWLRCIVVCGGLTTLIIIAVAVNIWTRKGKSQMDDNAVHDDDDDGTVIYENVGEPSASVRLHSPST; encoded by the exons atggTTAAAATTAGGTGGattgaaatgtctttatttatgaaACTGCTGCTTCAGTTCACAG CAGTGACCGGACAATATTCCCCCAGCTTTGTTGTCAGCGATGGAGATGATGTCACTTTGCCTTGTGGAAATGTGATAGATGATCGGAGTGAATGTGAGGGTGCTTACTGGATCTTTAGTAGTTCACTAAGCACATTCTCGTTAATGCTGGTGGACCAGGGGCAGATTGAGGCTAAATCAGACAGACTGAGTGTTACAGAGAACTGCTCGCTGGTGATGAAGAAGGTCACATTTGAGGATGTTGGTCGTTACAGCTGCAGACAGTTTGAATCAGGACATGGAGATGCCCATGTTCATCTGTCTATTATCAGCA TGACTGAAGATAACGACGCTGATGGAGTGACCTTAAACTGCTCTGTGTTGACACATGATTGGTGTATACACACACTGGAGTGGCTGTATGAGGGTAAAACTGTGGATGAAGACATGGAGAAATCACAGTCTGAGTGCTCGGTTACTGTGACATTTCCTACTACTCATCCCAAGCAGAAGCCACAGTCTCACGAGTTGTTTAAGTGTAAAGTGACTGATGATTTCAGTGGAGACGTGCAGCTGTTCACCTTCAGCCGACCTCAGACCTCAG GTTGGCTGAGGTGTATAGTAGTGTGTGGAGGCTTAACAACGCTCATAATAATTGCTGTGGCAGTCAACATATGGACAAGAAAAG GCAAATCACAGATGGATGACAATGCT gtgcatgatgatgatgatgatggtacAGTGATCTATGAAAATGTTGGAGAACCTTCAGCTTCTGTCAGACTCCACTCACCATCAACTTAA
- the LOC126398734 gene encoding uncharacterized protein LOC126398734 isoform X3: MVKIRWIEMSLFMKLLLQFTAVTGQYSPSFVVSDGDDVTLPCGNVIDDRSECEGAYWIFSSSLSTFSLMLVDQGQIEAKSDRLSVTENCSLVMKKVTFEDVGRYSCRQFESGHGDAHVHLSIISMTEDNDADGVTLNCSVLTHDWCIHTLEWLYEGKTVDEDMEKSQSECSVTVTFPTTHPKQKPQSHELFKCKVTDDFSGDVQLFTFSRPQTSGEKPGWLRCIVVCGGLTTLIIIAVAVNIWTRKGKSQMDDNAVHDDDDDGTVIYENVGEPSASVRLHSPST; encoded by the exons atggTTAAAATTAGGTGGattgaaatgtctttatttatgaaACTGCTGCTTCAGTTCACAG CAGTGACCGGACAATATTCCCCCAGCTTTGTTGTCAGCGATGGAGATGATGTCACTTTGCCTTGTGGAAATGTGATAGATGATCGGAGTGAATGTGAGGGTGCTTACTGGATCTTTAGTAGTTCACTAAGCACATTCTCGTTAATGCTGGTGGACCAGGGGCAGATTGAGGCTAAATCAGACAGACTGAGTGTTACAGAGAACTGCTCGCTGGTGATGAAGAAGGTCACATTTGAGGATGTTGGTCGTTACAGCTGCAGACAGTTTGAATCAGGACATGGAGATGCCCATGTTCATCTGTCTATTATCAGCA TGACTGAAGATAACGACGCTGATGGAGTGACCTTAAACTGCTCTGTGTTGACACATGATTGGTGTATACACACACTGGAGTGGCTGTATGAGGGTAAAACTGTGGATGAAGACATGGAGAAATCACAGTCTGAGTGCTCGGTTACTGTGACATTTCCTACTACTCATCCCAAGCAGAAGCCACAGTCTCACGAGTTGTTTAAGTGTAAAGTGACTGATGATTTCAGTGGAGACGTGCAGCTGTTCACCTTCAGCCGACCTCAGACCTCAGGTGAGAAACCAG GTTGGCTGAGGTGTATAGTAGTGTGTGGAGGCTTAACAACGCTCATAATAATTGCTGTGGCAGTCAACATATGGACAAGAAAAG GCAAATCACAGATGGATGACAATGCT gtgcatgatgatgatgatgatggtacAGTGATCTATGAAAATGTTGGAGAACCTTCAGCTTCTGTCAGACTCCACTCACCATCAACTTAA
- the LOC126398731 gene encoding uncharacterized protein LOC126398731 — protein MIEFRWIKVSLLMILVLQFTAVAEQVLSLIVSVGDDVILPCDSVTDNQNNCDGTAWVVTLSGNRVEDLVKLGQIVENAKAKSDRLSVTENCSLVMKKVTAEDVGRYDCQQSTSGKPDTLVYLSVINMKAHENGDEVTLSCSTSSNTWCIHKVKWLYVGKNGDQDNQDMPTSYPDCSASVTFPTIDLKQKSKYQCEVTDGYTKKVQPFPFSRQSSSEKPGWWLYIIGAVGLVTVLIIIVAVIIWKRPKGGKTQMDDDTARSLNPAVTQPGPETSQETADPEDGVSYTSISYKKTKSKAQVKYDDDEGDAVTYSTVKVSSSAAGASADASDLYATVNEPNK, from the exons ATGATTGAATTCCGATGGATTAAAGTGTCTTTATTAATGATTCTGGTGCTGCAGTTTACAG CAGTTGCAGAACAGGTCCTCTCCTTGATTGTCAGTGTTGGAGATGATGTCATCTTGccttgtgacagtgtgacagataATCAGAATAACTGTGATGGCACTGCATGGGTCGTCACTTTATCAGGAAACAGAGTAGAAGATCTGGTTAAACTTGGGCAGATTGTTGAAAATGCCAAAGCTAAATCAGACAGACTGAGTGTAACAGAGAACTGTTCTCTGGTAATGAAGAAGGTCACAGCTGAGGATGTTGGTCGTTACGACTGTCAACAGTCTACATCAGGAAAACCTGACACGCTGGTTTATCTGTCTGTTATTAACA TGAAGGCACACGAAAATGGTGACGAGGTGACACTGTCCTGCTCTACATCAAGTAACACGTGGTGTATTCACAAAGTGAAGTGGCTGTATGTGGGTAAAAATGGGGATCAAGATAACCAAGACATGCCAACATCATATCCTGACTGTTCAGCTAGTGTAACATTTCCTACCATCGATCTCAAGCAGAAGTCAAAGTATCAGTGTGAAGTGACTGATGGTTATACTAAAAAAGTGCAGCCGTTTCCCTTCAGCCGTCAGTCCTCAAGCGAGAAACCAG gTTGGTGGTTGTACATCATTGGGGCTGTGGGTTTAGTGACAGTACTAATAATCATTGTAGCTGTCATCATATGGAAGAGACCTAAAG GCGGCAAAACACAGATGGATGACGACACT gcaCGGAGCTTAAACCCTGCGGTGACTCAGCCTGGCCCAGAAACCAGTCAGGAGACG GCTGATCCTGAAGATGGTGTTTCCTACACTTCTATCAGCTACAAGAAGACCAAAAGCAAAGCCCAG GTtaaatatgatgatgatgaaggtgatGCAGTGACCTACAGCACCGTCAAAGTTTCCTCTTCTGCTGCTGGAGCCTCTGCCGATGCCAGTGACCTCTATGCCACCGTCAACGAACCAAACAAATAA